The segment TTATATATTATATTAGATTCACTACTTCTTTCATGTCTACAAATTACAATTCTTTTTATACCTTTTACCCCTTTTATCTCTAGCCGCTCTTGCTCCACGTGGGCAGGCTTTGGCTCTGGGCTGGGCCTCCTCTCCTCCTTGGCAGGACTGTACCTTGGTTTCTTTCCCTCCTTGTATAAATCATGGATAACAAGGCATACAAAGTGGAAGGCACATGGCCCCCACCACAATGCAAACACACCCTGGAGCGTGAGAAGAAGAAAGCTAAGCTTCCCCCAGGGACGGTATCTGTGGCTACAGGGAAAAGTGGGCCGCCTGTTACAGTCATTGAAATTTCCCCTGAGACAACCGAGGTCAATGATTATTACTTGTGGTCCATCTTCAACTTTGTCTACCTGAACTTCTGCTGCCTGGGCTTCATTGCACTGGCCTACTCTTTGAAGGTGAGTCTTCTTTACATCATTAGACAAAACAGACCATACAGAAACAAATCAATTTCAAAGTCAAGGATGAGTAGAAGTTAGCCAGAGAGCAAAAGTTATTATGTACTGTAACTGGATCTAGGGCAGAGCCGGCTGAATTGCATAGCTGGTTCCAGGTGAAATGAGATTATAAAGGGGCTTTAAGCATTAAAGCATATAAGCATTACAAGATATAAGCAAATCTTCAAGATGTACTAAGCAAAACATCTAGGAGGATAAGCGTTAAACATTCTAGTGCAGTGTGTTCCAAGTTCAGTCCTCAGGATGCCTAACagatcacattttccagaccacctaacgGGTGGACAGGTGTATTACTTCGTAACGATCCCATTCTGAAGATCCACAGGTGGCCTGCaaacattggcatatctataatggggcagggtgtgcagtgcacatgatgggcccctgggtccagaggggcccacaccaccCTTTCTGCACCCACAGAATATACTTACCTCGCAGTTACCTTTAGAAGATATCACTGAGAAAATGTCAGCAGCACCATTTCCAGGGATATGTGCAGTGGGCTCTGGCACAGAATCTGCACTGTGAATGCGCCGTTGTGCAGGGGAAGGCCCGCACCAAGACTAGACACAAGCCCCCTC is part of the Pseudophryne corroboree isolate aPseCor3 chromosome 11, aPseCor3.hap2, whole genome shotgun sequence genome and harbors:
- the LOC134969975 gene encoding interferon-induced transmembrane protein 10-like, whose product is MDNKAYKVEGTWPPPQCKHTLEREKKKAKLPPGTVSVATGKSGPPVTVIEISPETTEVNDYYLWSIFNFVYLNFCCLGFIALAYSLKVRDKKLLNDLSGAVEDAKTARLFNITSSALATLTIIIVLLYLRSPPAHY